A single Methanothrix sp. DNA region contains:
- a CDS encoding Gfo/Idh/MocA family oxidoreductase, which yields MNVGVIGVGSMGRNHVRVYSELKGVENLYVYDSVEKNAEAAREFATICHSIDELLDASEAVSICVPTRYHYDVAMRVIEAGVHCLIEKPMTLTLDEAERLLSAIRGRDLVVGVGHIERFNPIVTEIKRIIKSPAYVEIKRHNPGSSRITDSSVVEDLMIHDIDIVFNVLFPGREDYTISSAGTRNVCEALIRFDSSIVSLSASRLSSKKFRTFYVEEEGVTTEGDFMTQEVYIYRKPDKYLKEGERYLQENIIEKVLVSKVEPLKVELRAFLDAVRGRQEFPVTPEQAFRNMKVCAEISRGLV from the coding sequence ATGAATGTTGGAGTTATAGGCGTCGGCTCGATGGGTCGCAACCACGTGCGCGTCTACTCCGAGCTGAAGGGCGTGGAGAACCTCTACGTCTACGATTCTGTGGAGAAAAATGCAGAGGCTGCGAGGGAGTTTGCAACGATATGCCACAGCATCGATGAGCTTCTAGATGCATCAGAGGCTGTCTCCATCTGTGTCCCCACCAGGTATCATTACGATGTCGCCATGCGTGTGATCGAGGCCGGAGTACACTGTCTAATAGAGAAGCCGATGACCCTCACGCTGGATGAGGCTGAGAGGCTCCTGAGCGCAATCCGTGGGAGGGATCTGGTGGTTGGGGTCGGGCACATCGAGCGCTTCAATCCCATAGTGACAGAGATAAAGAGGATAATCAAGTCGCCCGCATATGTTGAGATAAAGAGGCACAATCCTGGATCCTCGAGGATAACAGATTCATCAGTCGTCGAGGACCTGATGATCCACGATATCGATATAGTCTTCAACGTGCTCTTTCCGGGAAGAGAGGATTACACGATAAGCAGCGCCGGCACGAGGAACGTCTGCGAAGCTCTGATAAGATTCGACTCATCGATCGTCTCCCTATCAGCGAGCCGCCTGTCATCCAAGAAGTTCAGGACTTTCTATGTAGAGGAGGAAGGAGTCACCACAGAAGGCGACTTCATGACCCAGGAGGTGTACATCTACAGAAAGCCTGATAAGTACCTCAAGGAGGGTGAGAGGTACCTACAGGAGAACATAATCGAGAAGGTGCTCGTCAGCAAGGTGGAGCCGCTTAAGGTCGAGCTCCGGGCGTTTCTGGACGCGGTCAGGGGCAGGCAGGAGTTCCCTGTAACGCCTGAGCAGGCATTCAGAAACATGAAGGTATGCGCTGAGATATCGAGGGGGCTTGTATGA
- a CDS encoding acyltransferase, with protein sequence MSYRKHPTAVVESADIGDGTSIWHFAHIREGARIGRNCNIGKSVYIDRDVRIGDNVKIQNFVSVYHGVDIGDDVFIGPSAVFTNDLYPRAFIWSEDRVVPTKVCRGASIGANATIVCGITIGEYAMVGAGSVVTDDVPPHGLVYGNPAVLRGYVCRCGRPLKRLLRDDGVKEYLCECGETVCIKTEGSP encoded by the coding sequence ATGAGCTACAGGAAGCACCCGACTGCGGTGGTCGAGAGCGCTGATATCGGAGATGGCACGAGCATATGGCACTTCGCCCACATCAGGGAGGGCGCCAGGATCGGGAGGAACTGCAACATCGGGAAGAGCGTTTACATAGACAGGGATGTCAGGATCGGAGATAACGTGAAGATCCAGAACTTCGTCTCTGTCTATCACGGAGTCGATATTGGGGATGATGTCTTCATAGGCCCCTCAGCAGTTTTCACGAACGATCTGTATCCAAGAGCGTTCATCTGGTCAGAGGACAGGGTCGTGCCCACGAAGGTCTGCAGGGGTGCGAGCATAGGCGCGAATGCGACGATAGTCTGCGGCATAACCATAGGGGAGTACGCCATGGTCGGGGCGGGCAGCGTCGTCACAGATGATGTCCCCCCGCACGGTCTTGTATACGGCAACCCTGCCGTGCTGCGGGGATACGTCTGCAGATGCGGCAGACCTCTGAAGAGGCTGTTGAGGGATGATGGGGTGAAAGAGTACCTGTGCGAATGCGGGGAGACCGTCTGCATCAAAACGGAGGGATCACCCTGA
- a CDS encoding nucleotide sugar dehydrogenase: MGLGNAGLPLAAVIADHGIQVVGVDIDRRRCDLINSGKNPIPHESGLDELISRHGGKELVATTKYRDASSCSVFIVIVPLFIDENHNPDFRTLESSFRSLGGVLKRGDLVVLETTVPPGTTEGIALKWLEESSGLRLGQFYLAHSPERIMTGCSISRLREFPKVIGGVDERSGIVAYDVYRRFIPNLRLVSSARVAEMIKVMEGCYRDVNIALANELFRISEELGIDFYEAREHANHEYCHIHMPSTGVGGHCIPVYPWFLINEMVRRERAENAVMLRTARELNDRMIHYWMDRIIDACMHIDKPLAEIRICIHGITYRQGAKELHHSRNLALAKLLKSRGLKVGAHDEMLSREEISKAGLEWMDPQDADLVFNSFELSVKLRRHREAPG, from the coding sequence GTGGGCCTTGGTAACGCAGGGCTTCCTCTTGCAGCAGTGATCGCAGACCATGGAATTCAGGTCGTGGGCGTGGATATAGACAGAAGGAGATGCGATCTCATCAACAGCGGGAAGAATCCCATACCACACGAGTCCGGACTGGACGAGCTCATATCGAGACACGGTGGAAAGGAACTCGTCGCAACGACAAAATACAGAGATGCATCTTCATGCAGCGTGTTCATAGTAATAGTCCCGCTCTTCATCGACGAGAACCACAATCCGGACTTCAGGACGCTTGAGAGCTCATTCAGGAGTTTGGGAGGTGTATTGAAGCGTGGGGATCTGGTGGTCCTGGAGACCACAGTGCCTCCCGGGACGACAGAAGGTATAGCGCTGAAATGGCTGGAGGAGAGCAGCGGTCTCAGGCTCGGCCAGTTCTATCTCGCTCACTCCCCGGAGAGGATAATGACAGGATGCAGCATATCCAGGCTCAGGGAGTTCCCGAAGGTCATTGGGGGAGTTGATGAGAGGAGCGGCATCGTCGCCTACGACGTTTACAGGAGGTTCATACCGAACCTGAGGCTTGTATCATCTGCAAGGGTCGCAGAGATGATAAAGGTCATGGAGGGGTGCTACAGGGATGTCAACATCGCGCTGGCGAACGAGCTCTTCAGGATATCAGAGGAGCTGGGCATCGATTTCTACGAGGCCCGGGAGCACGCGAACCACGAGTACTGTCACATACACATGCCATCGACTGGCGTAGGCGGGCACTGCATCCCTGTCTATCCATGGTTTCTGATCAATGAGATGGTGAGGAGAGAGCGTGCAGAGAATGCGGTCATGCTCAGAACTGCCAGGGAGCTGAACGACCGCATGATACACTACTGGATGGATCGTATAATCGACGCGTGCATGCATATCGATAAACCACTGGCGGAGATCAGGATATGCATCCACGGCATCACGTACCGTCAGGGCGCAAAGGAGCTCCACCACAGCAGGAACCTGGCGCTTGCGAAGCTCCTGAAGAGCAGAGGTCTGAAGGTGGGCGCGCACGATGAGATGCTCTCAAGAGAGGAGATCTCAAAAGCAGGCCTGGAGTGGATGGATCCACAGGACGCGGATCTGGTCTTCAATTCCTTCGAGCTCAGCGTGAAGCTCAGGCGCCACCGAGAAGCTCCGGGATGA
- a CDS encoding ABC transporter ATP-binding protein encodes MDPVIDRHGNRNIIEIRDLTKIYRDGVEVVALDHINLTIKEGEFLAIVGPSGSGKSTLLNMIGLLDTPTSGTILLKDIDVTKISANERARLRNKELGFVFQYHHLLPEFTAVENVMMPMLIAGVGRKEARERATALLREVGLGDRLDHKPSQLSGGQNQRVAVARALANRPSIVIGDELTGNLDTKTSRMIYDMLRDLNKRINQTFILVTHDMDMAEKTDRILRLVDGKIVCELRRVGDEFVSVEMCSAETGQDQE; translated from the coding sequence ATGGATCCGGTTATAGATAGACATGGAAACAGAAACATCATAGAGATAAGAGATCTGACCAAGATATACAGGGATGGGGTTGAGGTGGTGGCTCTCGATCACATAAATCTCACGATAAAGGAGGGAGAGTTCCTGGCGATAGTCGGGCCGAGCGGATCCGGAAAGTCGACGCTGCTGAACATGATCGGCCTCCTAGACACTCCCACAAGCGGAACAATACTGCTGAAAGATATCGACGTCACAAAGATCAGCGCGAACGAGCGCGCGAGGCTGAGAAACAAGGAGCTTGGATTCGTCTTCCAGTACCATCATCTCCTCCCCGAGTTCACGGCAGTCGAGAACGTGATGATGCCAATGCTCATAGCAGGGGTTGGGAGAAAAGAGGCGCGTGAGCGCGCGACCGCTCTTCTCAGGGAGGTCGGCCTTGGAGACCGGCTGGACCACAAGCCCAGCCAGCTCAGCGGCGGTCAGAACCAGCGGGTTGCGGTCGCGAGGGCCCTGGCCAACAGGCCATCTATCGTAATAGGAGATGAGCTCACCGGAAACCTGGATACAAAAACATCGAGGATGATCTACGATATGCTCAGGGACCTGAACAAGAGAATCAACCAAACATTCATACTCGTGACGCACGACATGGATATGGCGGAGAAGACGGATCGCATACTGAGGCTTGTTGATGGAAAAATCGTCTGCGAGCTCAGGCGGGTCGGCGACGAGTTCGTGAGCGTGGAGATGTGCTCGGCAGAAACGGGACAGGATCAGGAATAA
- a CDS encoding Ada metal-binding domain-containing protein has protein sequence MDQNSLVEVHAERNLELEFEPGVSRELFLVRGTLELVSNISEPYLLLEAHLLREGQEVLRSRYLLIDVAPGQTAFEFSKIARLHPGRGYTCRLVVSGADGTILSAERAVQILESTQERSIYPPSLSLSEPAGASGGNEGVSTEGGDEQSDVREKDTEDTGAGLNVTGGSAKPERDGTKQYVGSTTSRKYHLPECRYAKKIKPEHVVIFSSKEEAESRGYEPCRVCNP, from the coding sequence GTGGATCAGAACAGCCTTGTGGAGGTCCATGCGGAGAGAAATCTTGAGCTGGAGTTCGAGCCCGGGGTCTCCAGAGAGCTCTTCCTTGTCAGGGGAACTCTGGAACTCGTCTCCAACATTTCCGAGCCCTACCTGCTGCTCGAGGCTCATCTTCTCAGAGAAGGCCAGGAGGTCCTCCGGTCTAGATACCTCCTGATCGACGTCGCCCCGGGCCAGACCGCGTTCGAGTTCTCAAAAATCGCCAGGCTGCATCCTGGCAGGGGCTACACATGTCGCCTCGTGGTTTCCGGCGCGGATGGCACGATTCTGAGCGCTGAGCGTGCAGTTCAGATCCTAGAGAGCACCCAGGAACGCTCGATATATCCCCCATCGCTTTCACTCAGCGAGCCTGCTGGTGCATCAGGAGGAAATGAGGGTGTCAGCACGGAAGGTGGGGATGAGCAATCAGATGTCAGGGAAAAGGATACAGAAGACACTGGGGCGGGCCTCAATGTTACAGGCGGATCTGCAAAGCCTGAGCGGGATGGGACAAAGCAGTATGTAGGGAGCACCACCTCCAGGAAGTACCACCTCCCCGAATGCCGGTACGCCAAGAAGATAAAGCCTGAGCACGTTGTGATCTTCTCAAGCAAGGAGGAGGCGGAATCGAGAGGGTATGAGCCGTGCAGGGTGTGCAATCCCTGA
- a CDS encoding Sjogren's syndrome/scleroderma autoantigen 1 family protein yields the protein MDEEEMIRRITRMMEIGGTMLAEHHDCGAPLFRYKGEIMCPVCSASGEGEHGASAGLPEEKNLHVSEGHISESAAQRGSVSATASPGTVDEKDALASVRTSLQAKLRELCAEIADERDLSRLKSMLECIEITIRALKQI from the coding sequence ATGGATGAAGAGGAGATGATCAGGCGCATCACGAGGATGATGGAGATCGGTGGAACCATGCTGGCGGAGCACCATGATTGTGGAGCTCCCCTCTTCCGCTACAAGGGGGAGATTATGTGTCCGGTCTGCTCTGCTTCTGGAGAGGGTGAGCATGGCGCTTCTGCTGGGCTGCCAGAAGAGAAAAATCTGCATGTTTCAGAAGGGCATATCTCAGAAAGCGCTGCTCAGCGCGGCTCAGTATCTGCCACAGCATCTCCGGGCACGGTTGATGAAAAAGATGCTCTTGCATCTGTGAGAACCTCGCTTCAGGCGAAGCTGAGAGAGCTGTGTGCGGAGATAGCCGATGAGCGGGATCTGTCAAGGCTGAAGTCGATGCTTGAATGCATCGAGATAACGATCAGAGCGCTTAAGCAGATTTGA